A genome region from Solanum pennellii chromosome 12, SPENNV200 includes the following:
- the LOC107005607 gene encoding mitochondrial import inner membrane translocase subunit TIM23-2-like, which yields MAYHAGDNDGDVQNRRFYNPYQDLQVPIQKLYKLPTSPEFLFKEESLAQRRSWGENLTFYTGIGYLSGSVVGAGKGFIQGVKASEPGDTLKLRVNRILNGSGHTGRKFGNRFGVIGLMYAGLESGMVAIRDTDDVINSVVAGLGTGAFYRAAAGLRSAAVAGVIGGAVVGLGVAAKQAMKRYVPI from the coding sequence ATGGCATATCACGCCGGAGACAACGACGGCGACGTCCAAAACCGGCGGTTCTATAATCCATACCAAGATCTTCAAGTTCCAATTCAGAAACTCTACAAACTCCCAACTTCCCCCGAATTTCTCTTCAAAGAGGAATCTCTCGCACAGCGCCGATCATGGGGAGAAAACCTAACGTTCTACACTGGCATCGGTTATCTCTCCGGTTCCGTCGTCGGGGCAGGTAAAGGATTTATTCAAGGCGTTAAAGCTTCTGAGCCTGGGGACACGTTGAAGCTCCGGGTTAACAGAATATTAAACGGGTCGGGTCACACTGGTAGGAAGTTCGGGAATCGATTCGGAGTTATTGGACTGATGTATGCGGGTTTAGAGAGTGGGATGGTGGCGATCAGGGATACAGACGATGTTATCAATAGCGTGGTGGCGGGTTTAGGGACTGGAGCATTTTACAGGGCGGCGGCAGGGTTGAGGTCCGCGGCTGTTGCAGGGGTTATTGGTGGAGCTGTAGTTGGGCTTGGAGTTGCAGCAAAACAGGCGATGAAACGATATGTACCAATCTGA